Proteins encoded by one window of Haematobia irritans isolate KBUSLIRL chromosome 2, ASM5000362v1, whole genome shotgun sequence:
- the Vta1 gene encoding vesicle trafficking 1, whose amino-acid sequence MEFPPCPPSLKQIQHFLKIAQEHDTRDIVVAYWSRLYALQVGLKLTTQQPEETKLLLAIMDWLESMKKDHSDNESITNEVCAQAHMENYALKLFLYADKQDREGNFGKNVVKAFYSSGVIYDVLQTFGELSEEALHNRKYAKWKAAYIHNCLKNGETPVSGPMKEENEDGENENNETPTMSPQEEPSNDSNEATGGDDSNEAAAGDDSNENPETEESEPPNAEVILNNPDILPSPPVEEEKPGGFEPFVPPTTPHPVYTPITPVANIQITPEQMITAQKYCKYAGSALNYDDVKTAIENLQKALKLLTTGQDD is encoded by the exons ATGGAGTTTCCTCCTTGTCCGCCATCACTAAAGCAAATACAACATTTCTTGAAAATAGCTCAGGAACATGATACAAGGGATATTGTTGTGGCCTACTGGTCCAGGTTATA TGCCCTGCAAGTAGGTCTTAAATTGACAACTCAACAACCCGAGGAAACAAAACTATTGCTAG CTATTATGGATTGGTTAGAGTCTATGAAAAAGGATCATTCTGACAATGAATCTATTACAAATGAAGTGTGTGCTCAAGctcatatggaaaattatgcatTGAAATTATTCTTATACGCCGATAAACAGGATCGTGAAGGTAACTTTGGAAA aaatgttgtcaaggcTTTCTATTCCAGTGGAGTGATATATGATGTCCTCCAAACATTCGGTGAACTAAGTGAAGAAGCCCTACACAATCGCAAATATGCCAAATGGAAGGCTGCCTACATTCACAATTGCTTGAAAAATGGAGAGACTCCTGTATCGGGTCCAATGAAAGAGGAAAACGAAGATGGCGAAAATGAAAACAATGAAACACCAACAATGTCTCCACAAGAAGAACCATCGAATGATTCAAATGAGGCGACTGGAGGAGACGATTCAAATGAGGCGGCTGCAGGTGATGACTCAAATGAAAACCCGGAAACTGAGGAAAGTGAACCTCCAAATGCCGAGGTTATACTAAATAATCCAGATATATTACCAAGTCCACCGGTGGAAGAGGAAAAACCTGGCGGTTTTGAACCATTTGTCCCACCAACAACACCACATCCTGTATACACCCCAATTACTCCTGTGGCTAATATACAAATTACTCCGGAACAAATGATAACAGCTCAAAAGTATTGCAAATATGCTGGCAGCGCCCTTAACTACGACGATGTAAAaactgcaatagaaaatttgcagaaaGCATTGAAATTACTCACCACGGGACAAGATGATTaa
- the LOC142226212 gene encoding protein piwi-like, translating to MSDDQSRGRRRPSREHHAEEPGSSRRPRERSISTEEPQPKIIKTEPGSPDRHSRASSIATSVKREPHSPERRSPSVASNISIKKEDPERSEDRVKREPPERPRGEASTSRSARDRNNRYEVSLVYTKPSDVISKTGSLGKEITLQTNYFRLIKTPTWKIHQYHVSFAPDIELRRLKSGILSEHREMLGGYLYDGTKLFTTTKLNEEKTILHTKSKQGENYVITIKYVGVISMTEWQSLQILNLILRRSMEGLKLQLVGRNFYDPVAKIDLREYRMQLWPGYQTSIRQHEKDILLCAEIAHKVMRTETVYDIFRRCQENARDFREDFKRHIIGLTVLTDYNNKTYRINDIDFQKTPKETFSMKGEKITFMDYYYKKYNIRIRDPQQPLLLSKAKERSLRGGEKEVVILIPELCRATGLNDSMRNNFQLMRAMADHTRMNPDRRIDRLRTFNERLQQTEDSVRILTDWNMKLDTRLVEVKGRILDQQKIVFRDHRKEPSGEQADWTRHCRSMGMFTTPSRGLERWAVIATNRNSRDLRNFVESLMRAANGMSMRIERPREVMIYDDRNHSFIQAMEDCCRQDPQLILCLVPNNNAERYASIKKKGCLERSVPTQVITQKSASNQRGLMSICTKVAIQINCKLGYTPWMIDVPLSGLMTIGYDVAKSARDKSKAYGALVATMDLKVNATFYSTVAECSSHDVLANSLWPMMTKALRQYKKEHDKLPNRILFYRDGVGEGSLKQVYEHEVKDIVEKLDQEYKRARMEKPPMFAYVVVTKSINTRVFARGRNPPPGTVVDDVVTLPERYDFYLVSQSVRQGTVAPTSYNVVYSNIRLTPDQMQLLTYKMTHLYYNWSGTTRVPAVCQYAKKLASLVASSLYQPPQNALEKKLYYL from the exons caacccaaaataattaaaactgAGCCAGGATCACCCGATCGTCATTCCAGGGCATCGTCTATTGCAACCAGTGTTAAGAGAGAGCCACATTCACCGGAACGACGAAGTCCTTCCGTTGCATCAAATATATCAATAAAGAAGgaagatccggagcggagcgaagaTCGCGTTAAACGGGAACCGCCAGAGAGACCCCGTGGCGAAGCATCGACATCTCGAAGTGCCAGAGATCGTAACAATCGTTACGAAGTGTCTTTGGTTTATACTAAACCCTCTGATGTGATTAGTAAAACTGGTTCCCTCGGCAAAGAAATCACATTGCAAACCAACTACTTCCGTTTAATCAAAACGCCAACTTGGAAAATACATCAGTATCATGTCAGTTTTGCACCCGATATTGAGCTGAGACGTCTAAAAAGTGGAATACTTTCAGAACACCGGGAAATGTTAGGAGGCTATTTGTATGATGGTACTAAGCTATTCACTACTACAAAATTGAATGAGGAGAAAACAATACTTCATACAAAATCGAAGCAAGGAGAGAACTATGTTATCACCATTAAGTATGTTGGTGTCATATCAATGACTGAGTGGCAGTCTTTGCAAattcttaatttaatattaCGTCGTTCAATGGAGGGTCTGAAACTTCAACTTGTCGGTCGTAACTTCTATGATCCTGTGGCTAAG ATTGATTTACGTGAATATCGTATGCAATTGTGGCCAGGATATCAAACCTCTATACGGCAGCATGAAAAGGATATCTTATTGTGTGCCGAAATTGCTCACAAAGTGATGCGTACAGAGACTGTATATGATATCTTCAGACGCTGTCAGGAGAATGCTCGCGATTTCAGAGAAGACTTCAAACGTCACATAATCGGACTCACTGTACTAACAGATTACAATAATAAAACCTATCGAATCAACGACATTGACTTTCAGAAAACTCCTAAGGAGACTTTCAGTATGAAAGGCGAAAAGATAACATTTATGGATTATTATTACAAG aaatataatattcgtATACGAGATCCCCAACAACCATTGTTGCTATCCAAGGCAAAGGAACGTTCATTGAGGGGTGGGGAAAAGGAAGTAGTTATTCTAATACCTGAACTTTGTCGTGCAACCGGTCTTAATGATAGTATGCGTAACAATTTCCA actTATGCGAGCTATGGCAGATCACACCCGCATGAATCCCGATAGACGTATTGATCGTTTGCGAACATTTAACGAACGCTTGCAACAAACCGAAGATAGCGTTCGAATTTTAACCGATTGGAATATGAAATTGGATACACGCTTAGTTGAAGTTAAGGGTCGCATATTGGATCAacagaaaattgtctttagagatCACAGAAA AGAACCTTCTGGTGAGCAAGCCGATTGGACAAGACATTGTCGTAGTATGGGAATGTTTACTACTCCCTCTCGTGGTTTAGAACGTTGGGCTGTTATTGCAACGAATCGAAATTCACGAGATTTGCGCAACTTTGTAGAATCTCTTATGCGAGCTGCAAATGGCATGAGTATGCGTATTGAAAGACCCAGAGA AGTTATGATTTATGATGACCGTAATCATAGTTTCATACAAGCCATGGAAGACTGTTGCCGTCAAGATCcccagttaattttgtgtttggtACCAAATAATAATGCCGAGAG ATACGCATCGATCAAAAAGAAAGGTTGCCTTGAACGATCTGTACCCACACAAGTGATAACACAAAAATCAGCTAGCAATCAACGCGGACTTATGAGTATTTGCACCAAAGTGGCAATACAAATCAACTGCAAATTAGGCTATACACCCTGGATGATTGATGTTCCTCTATCGGGCCTTATGACCATTGGTTACGATGTGGCCAAGAGTGCACGTGATAAATCGAAAGCTTATGGTGCTTTAGTCGCTACTATGGATTTAAAGGTTAATGCCACATTTTACAGTACGGTGGCCGAGTGTAGCTCTCACGATGTCCTGGCCAACAGTCTGTGGCCCATGATGACGAAGGCATTGCgccaatacaaaaaagaacatgACAAACTACCCAATCGGATTTTGTTCTATCGTGATGGCGTCGGTGAAGGTTCCTTGAAACAAGTTTACGAGCATGAAGTCAAAGACATTGTAGAGAAGCTGGACCAAGAATATAAACGTGCCCGAATGGAAAAACCGCCAATGTTTGCCTATGTCGTTGTCACAAAATCAATAAATACCCGTGTATTTGCCCGTGGTCGCAATCCTCCACCTGGAACAGTGGTAGACGATGTTGTCACTTTGCCCGAACGTTATGATTTCTATTTGGTTTCGCAGTCGGTGCGCCAGGGTACAGTTGCTCCCACCAGCTACAATGTTGTCTACAGTAATATTCGCCTTACACCTGATCAAATGCAATTACTTACATATAAAATGACACATTTGTATTATAATTGGTCGGGAACTACGCGAGTACCGGCCGTCTGTCAATatgccaaaaaattggcctcattGGTTGCATCCAGTTTGTATCAGCCTCCGCAGAATGCTTTAGAGAAGAAACTCTATTATTTGTAA
- the ATPsynG gene encoding ATP synthase, subunit G yields the protein MAGVATKGSSLVSRLLVQARPQLDTFLRYAKVELTPPTPGDIPAIRQGLGRLITGARTGAYKNLTVREAWLNTLVTMEVVFWFYIGECIGKRHIVGYDV from the exons ATGGCCGGTGTCGCTACTAAGGGTTCATCATTAGTGAGCA GATTGCTCGTACAAGCCCGTCCTCAATTGGATACCTTCTTGAGATACGCCAAAGTTGAGTTGACCCCACCAACCCCAGGAGATATTCCCGCTATCCGCCAAGGACTTGGTCGCTTGATTACTGGAGCCCGCACTGGTGCTTACAAGAACTTGACAGTTCGTGAAGCCTGGCTCAATACCTTGGTCACCATGGAAGTAGTTTTCTGGTTCTATATCGGCGAATGTATTGGCAAACGTCACATTGTTGGTTATGATGTCTAA